The Vicia villosa cultivar HV-30 ecotype Madison, WI linkage group LG1, Vvil1.0, whole genome shotgun sequence genome includes a region encoding these proteins:
- the LOC131639641 gene encoding probable disease resistance protein At5g66900 — translation MSSATQILALTTRFHDILNKISQIVEKARNNKRTRRLLRSTLKDLTPLVKDINQYNQHLDQPRVEINSLIQENVACKCSSNNTLWNKCLSWFRNGSYVVDDEDSQSLTVKDVKETLYKVREILELINNENFEQKLNEDGGAPFKSPFGVPENPDFTVGLDIPFTKLKMELLKDGSSTLVLTGLGGLGKTTLATKLCWDEHVKAKFKENMIFVTFSKTPMLKIIIERLFEHCEYPVPEFQTDEDAVNKLGLLLKKVEGSPLLLVLDDVWPNSETLIEKLQFQISDFKILVTSRVAFPRFSTTCVLKPLVYEDAVILFHHYAQMEKNNSNIIDKDLVEKVVKNCKGLPLAIKVTATSLRNRPYDFWRKMGKELSQGHSILDSNTELLTLLQKILDVLEDNLILKECFKDLALFPEDHRIPVVALIYMWTELYELDDNGIEAMEIIDKLSSMNLAHVSITRKNASDADDYNYNNHFISLHDLVRDLGIYESTKEPIEQRKRVIIDMNENKREWCIREKQQGLMIRILSKFLTLCGKHNHQQLNARILSVSTDDSYASNWSQIQTAQTEVLILNLHTKQYLFPESMEKMSKLKVLIITNYGFHPSELNNFEILDSLQSLTRIRLERISVPTFGTLKNLKKLSLYMCNTSLAFEKDNILISDAFPNLEELNIDYCKDLVELPNAVCDIIPLKKLSVTNCHKLSALPQDIGKLENLELLRLSSCTDLEEIPNSIGKLSNLRHLDISNCISLSSLPEEFGNLCNLRNLYMSSCASCELPFSVVNLLNLKVLTCDEETAASWEAFQPMLPNMKIEVPHVDVNLNWLH, via the exons ATGAGTAGCGCCACACAAATTCTTGCCCTTACTACAAGATTTCATGATATCTTAAATAAGATATCACAAATTGTTGAAAAAGCTAGAAACAACAAACGTACAAGGAGATTGTTGAGATCCACTTTAAAGGATTTAACACCTCTTGTTAAAGACATTAACCAATACAATCAACACTTGGATCAACCTCGAGTAGAAATTAACTCTCTTATACAAGAAAATGTTGCATGCAAATGCTCTTCTAACAATACCTTGTGGAACAAGTGTCTCTCGTGGTTCAGGAATGGTTCTTATGTTGTTGATGACGAGGATTCACAATCTCTTACCGTAAAGGATGTTAAAGAGACACTTTATAAGGTCAGAGAAATTCTTGAGCTTATCAACAATGAAAATTTTGAACAGAAACTTAATGAAGATGGAGGAGCACCATTTAAGAGTCCTTTTGGTGTTCCTGAAAATCCAGACTTCACTGTTGGGTTGGATATACCATTTACCAAGCTGAAAATGGAGCTTCTTAAGGATGGTAGTTCCACCCTTGTGTTGACTGGTTTGGGAGGATTGGGAAAAACCACTTTGGCTACAAAGCTTTGTTGGGATGAACATGTTAAGGCTAAATTCAAAGAGAATATGATATTTGTCACATTCTCAAAGACACCGATGTTGAAGATTATTATAGAGAGACTATTTGAACATTGTGAATATCCAGTGCCTGAGTTTCAAACTGATGAAGATGCTGTCAATAAATTGGGACTTTTGCTGAAGAAAGTTGAGGGAAGTCCACTTTTGTTGGTTCTGGATGATGTTTGGCCAAACTCAGAAACCCTTATTGAGAAACTTCAATTCCAGATATCTGATTTCAAAATTCTGGTCACTTCAAGGGTTGCATTTCCAAGATTTAGCACAACATGTGTCTTAAAACCTCTTGTCTATGAAGATGCAGTAATACTCTTCCATCACTATGCTCAGATggaaaaaaataattcaaatattatCGACAAAGATCTTGTTGAAAAG GTTGTGAAAAATTGCAAAGGTTTACCGCTTGCCATTAAAGTGACTGCAACATCACTCAGAAATCGGCCTTATGACTTTTGGCGAAAGATGGGGAAGGAACTATCACAAGGTCATTCTATACTTGATTCTAACACTGAATTACTTACTCTCCTCCAAAAGATCTTGGATGTTTTGGAAGATAATCTCATACTCAAAGAGTGTTTCAAGGACTTAGCCTTATTTCCCGAAGACCATAGAATTCCTGTTGTTGCTCTCATTTATATGTGGACAGAGTTGTATGAACTAGATGACAACGGAATTGAAGCAATGGAAATCATCGACAAATTAAGCTCTATGAATCTGGCTCATGTCTCAATAACAAG GAAAAATGCAAGTGACGCGGACGATTACAACTACAATAACCACTTCATTTCCCTTCATGATCTTGTAAGAGATCTTGGAATTTACGAAAGCACCAAAGAACCAATTGAGCAGAGAAAAAGAGTGATCATTGACATGAATGAAAATAAACGTGAATGGTGTATCAGGGAGAAGCAGCAAGGCCTGATGATCCGTATATTGTCAAAATTTCTTACTTTGTGCGGGAAACATAATCACCAGCAGCTCAATGCCCGTATATTGTCTGTATCAACTG ATGACAGTTATGCTTCAAATTGGTCCCAAATTCAAACAGCTCAAACTGAGGTTCTTATTTTAAATCTCCATACGAAGCAGTACTTATTTCCCGAGTCAATGGAGAAAATGAGTAAACTGAAAGTTCTGATAATCACAAACTATGGTTTCCATCCTTCTGAACTGAACAACTTTGAGATACTCGACTCTTTACAAAGCTTGACAAGAATCAGACTAGAACGAATTTCCGTTCCTACCTTTGGAACattgaaaaatctgaaaaaactATCGCTCTACATGTGTAATACAAGTCTCGCCTTTGAAAAGGATAACATTCTGATTTCAGATGCATTTCCTAATCTAGAAGAGTTGAACATTGATTACTGCAAAGATTTGGTTGAATTGCCTAATGCAGTCTGTGATATCATCCCATTAAAGAAACTCAGTGTTACTAATTGCCACAAACTTTCTGCACTTCCTCAAGATATTGGAAAATTGGAGAATTTAGAACTTCTAAGGCTGAGCTCCTGCACTGATTTAGAAGAGATACCGAATTCCATTGGAAAACTTTCAAATCTTAGACATCTTGACATCTCAAACTGCATAAGCCTTTCAAGTTTACCTGAGGAATTCGGTAATCTTTGCAATCTAAGGAATCTGTACATGTCAAGTTGTGCAAGCTGTGAGTTGCCATTCTCTGTCGtcaatcttttgaatttgaaGGTCCTAACGTGTGATGAAGAGACGGCTGCTTCATGGGAAGCTTTCCAACCTATGCTTCCTAATATGAAGATAGAGGTTCCTCATGTTGATGTTAACTTAAACTGGCTTCATTAA